From the Salinimicrobium tongyeongense genome, one window contains:
- a CDS encoding superoxide dismutase family protein, which translates to MKRIGISAVLAAALVFTSCKNENQTADERVDEHTNLTQQEEEAGPGDTYVQDELTIQVEPRSGSNVSGTITFVQENDEVTMTAELTGLEEGMHAIHLHENADCSAEDGTSAGGHWNPTFEDHGEWGDENGYHRGDIGNFDVNANGEGSVTFTTDEWCIGCEDEKKNILNKAVIVHAGVDDYTSQPSGNAGTRIGCAEIKM; encoded by the coding sequence ATGAAACGTATAGGAATATCCGCAGTTTTGGCAGCAGCCTTAGTATTCACCAGTTGCAAAAACGAAAACCAAACCGCTGACGAACGTGTAGACGAACATACCAACCTCACCCAGCAGGAAGAGGAAGCTGGCCCGGGAGATACTTATGTTCAGGATGAACTAACCATACAAGTAGAGCCAAGAAGTGGCAGCAATGTTTCAGGAACCATCACTTTTGTTCAGGAAAACGATGAGGTAACCATGACCGCCGAACTTACCGGCCTTGAAGAAGGCATGCACGCCATTCACCTTCATGAAAACGCCGATTGTTCTGCTGAAGACGGTACCTCTGCCGGAGGACACTGGAACCCCACTTTTGAAGACCATGGGGAATGGGGTGACGAAAACGGATACCACCGCGGTGACATTGGTAATTTTGATGTTAATGCCAACGGCGAAGGTAGTGTGACCTTCACTACAGATGAATGGTGTATTGGATGTGAAGATGAGAAAAAGAACATTCTAAACAAAGCTGTTATTGTACATGCGGGAGTAGATGATTATACTTCCCAGCCTAGCGGAAATGCAGGTACCAGAATTGGTTGTGCAGAGATAAAGATGTAG
- a CDS encoding bifunctional alpha/beta hydrolase/OsmC family protein: protein MNYKKITFPNADGLELSGYLELPLNTHPHSYVLFAHCFTCNKNFFAVKNIARALSAKGYGVLRFDFSGLGDSDGEFADTTFSGNVEDLLAAAEFLAEEYAAPEMLIGHSLGGAATIFAANKLPSVKSVVTIGAPSSPVHVKHLLKSNLEEIEKNGVAEVNVGGRNFSIKKDFLEDINTHDLSLFARDLKKGFLIMHSPQDAVVNISNAETLYKSVKHPKSFVSLDGADHLLTNNEDSKYAGSVIAAWASRYLEIPEDKVLQTSHQVVANLGNDGFTTQMRAGRHYFIADEPKSFGGEDFGPSPYELLSAGLASCTSMTIQMYARRKKWPLLNVETHVDHKKSHAEDCGNCERNTAKIDIFEREIVLEGKLDEQQQEKLLEIADKCPVHRTLSNKVTITTHLRKK, encoded by the coding sequence ATGAACTACAAAAAAATAACATTTCCCAATGCCGATGGCCTCGAACTTTCAGGTTATCTCGAACTGCCTTTAAACACGCATCCCCACAGCTATGTGCTTTTTGCCCACTGCTTTACCTGCAACAAGAATTTTTTCGCGGTGAAGAACATTGCAAGAGCCTTATCGGCTAAAGGTTACGGGGTACTGCGTTTCGATTTTTCGGGACTGGGCGACAGTGATGGGGAATTTGCCGATACCACTTTTTCGGGAAATGTAGAAGACCTGCTTGCGGCTGCCGAATTTCTTGCTGAAGAATATGCTGCTCCCGAAATGCTCATAGGCCACTCTCTTGGCGGGGCAGCCACCATCTTTGCCGCCAACAAGCTGCCTTCAGTAAAAAGCGTGGTCACTATTGGCGCTCCCTCTTCTCCCGTGCATGTTAAACATTTGCTGAAATCCAATCTCGAAGAGATAGAGAAAAACGGTGTGGCCGAAGTTAACGTGGGCGGCAGGAACTTTAGCATTAAAAAAGATTTTCTTGAAGACATCAATACTCACGACCTCAGCCTTTTTGCACGAGATCTCAAAAAGGGCTTTTTGATCATGCATTCTCCACAAGATGCAGTGGTGAACATAAGCAATGCCGAAACCCTGTACAAAAGCGTAAAACATCCAAAAAGCTTTGTATCTCTAGATGGGGCCGATCACTTGCTTACCAACAATGAAGATTCCAAATATGCAGGGAGCGTAATTGCCGCCTGGGCTTCGCGCTACCTCGAAATTCCCGAAGATAAAGTGCTCCAAACCAGTCACCAGGTGGTAGCCAACCTTGGCAATGATGGTTTTACCACACAAATGCGGGCAGGCAGGCACTATTTTATTGCCGACGAACCTAAATCTTTTGGAGGGGAAGACTTTGGGCCTTCCCCATACGAACTGCTTTCAGCCGGTCTCGCTTCCTGCACTTCCATGACGATTCAAATGTACGCCAGGCGCAAAAAATGGCCTTTACTGAATGTGGAAACCCATGTAGACCATAAAAAAAGCCATGCTGAAGACTGCGGGAACTGTGAAAGAAACACCGCTAAAATTGACATTTTTGAGAGGGAAATTGTGCTTGAAGGAAAGCTTGACGAGCAACAACAAGAAAAATTACTCGAAATTGCCGATAAATGCCCGGTACACCGAACGCTTTCCAACAAAGTTACCATTACCACCCACCTCAGGAAGAAATAG
- a CDS encoding diacylglycerol/lipid kinase family protein, giving the protein MADFSRVLMVVNPISGGKDKSDIIEEVEKQVSERNLELEIYYTSGKGDKEALFSIIEDYDPQRILSVGGDGTIKLIAELLTDDSIPIGIFPAGSANGLAENLNLDGNNAELTRIALGNKFRLIDAILINDELCLHISDIGLNAALIKNYQEGNIRGKLGYLIQSIPTLIKSDFPFQFKIEVDGKEISRKAVLIAVANAKKYGTGSKINPNGRYDDGKFEILIFKEFNIPQILQTFREHVNLDEDFLEIISAVEAKIFSQKNIPFQIDGEYRGDIKEVTARISPVKIKIAVP; this is encoded by the coding sequence ATGGCCGATTTTAGCAGGGTTTTAATGGTTGTCAATCCTATCTCGGGAGGTAAGGATAAATCTGACATTATTGAAGAAGTAGAAAAGCAGGTGTCGGAGAGAAATCTTGAACTCGAAATTTATTATACCTCCGGAAAAGGGGATAAAGAAGCCTTGTTTTCGATCATTGAAGATTACGACCCCCAGCGCATTCTTTCTGTAGGCGGCGACGGCACCATCAAATTAATTGCTGAACTTCTCACCGACGATTCCATTCCCATAGGGATCTTCCCTGCCGGTTCGGCTAACGGACTTGCCGAGAACCTCAACCTTGACGGGAATAATGCTGAATTAACCCGCATTGCCCTGGGAAATAAGTTCAGGTTAATAGACGCGATCCTCATCAATGATGAACTATGCCTACATATTAGTGACATTGGCCTCAACGCAGCTTTAATTAAGAACTATCAGGAAGGAAACATCCGCGGAAAACTTGGCTACCTCATTCAGTCTATTCCTACTCTTATAAAAAGTGATTTCCCATTTCAATTTAAAATAGAGGTTGACGGCAAGGAGATTTCCCGAAAAGCGGTGCTTATCGCTGTGGCTAATGCCAAAAAATACGGCACCGGATCAAAGATTAATCCGAATGGCAGGTATGATGACGGCAAGTTTGAAATTCTGATCTTTAAGGAATTCAATATTCCCCAAATTCTACAAACCTTCAGGGAGCACGTAAATTTAGATGAAGATTTCCTCGAGATCATTTCGGCAGTAGAGGCCAAAATCTTTAGCCAAAAAAATATTCCTTTCCAAATTGACGGCGAGTACAGGGGCGATATAAAAGAAGTAACTGCCCGCATCTCCCCCGTAAAAATAAAAATTGCGGTTCCCTAA